Below is a window of Pocillopora verrucosa isolate sample1 chromosome 6, ASM3666991v2, whole genome shotgun sequence DNA.
GTCCGTTAAGCATTTAAATACCATGGTAGCATCCCATACCGCAAGTTGTTTCATAATTGGCAGCCACTGTAACTGCTTAAGAATAGGTGTAACATGATCAAATTCTTTCGTGCCGAAACTATCCGGACTGCAAAGTTTTGCACTGTTTGTAATAGCTCCATGTTTTTCTGGTGGTATTAGCCCATCGGGAGGATAGCCGGTAGAGCATCTTTCGCTACCGGCATTTGTAATTTAGCTTTCCCTGGTGCTTATTTGAAGGAAATGACTGTACAATCCTGTTGATCTCGAAAGATCGGTAGCAGCTCGAAATGAAACTCATCTTCTTAGGCGTTAAAACTGACAGGGAGTTCCTCATGTGAAGTAGGTAGACCATGACCTGATGCGAGTCTTGTTGGCTTCCTTCTGCAGCACTTAATCCCACCTCCGTAAAAGAATTAATTCGTAGCACCTTCCACCGGTCCAACCGTGATCTCCTAATTTATAAATGGACATTCCgatgtttgattttaattttcttaatagATGCACGATTAGCGAGAACCCGGAAGAAGGTTCTATTAAAATGGAGCAGTTTCTCATTTACAGCGTcagacaaaatgttttcataccAAGGGATCTTGTTAAGGTCGCTCAAAAGCTCTGAGGATCGTAGTGCTTATAGCTCCTAGCGACACCGTAAGCAGCCGTGGCTTGGGCATCCTTAGATTTAACACAGCAAAGACCAAATATTGATCACTGATGTGAGTCTCCACTACACCGCTATCCACAGTTATTGCCGGGTTTGAAGTAAAAATGACATCAATCAGAGTTTTAGATGTTTCTGTCACTCTTGTGGGCTGGGTAATAAGCTGCTCATATTCAGACTTGTACACAGGTtgtttaatgtttgatttagtaGAACTACGAACAAATCAGAGTTGAGAGATCTCCGACCACTAGAATAGGTGGACCATAAACAAGCGCTTACGTATAACGGTCCCTGAAGCCTTCAAAGAAGGCAATATCACAATCAGGAGGCTTGTAAGTGCCGCACAGCAAGAATGACTTGAGCGTTTTGAGCTGAAATTGCATCCATAATTGGTGAAAACCAGTGTCTAATATTCGTGATAGGTCTTTAAGTACTTTAGACTTCAGGGTCTTGCGCATGTACACGCACACCCCAGCACCGACTCATTCTTTATCTTTCTCGACCTGTCCAGGTCTTGACAAACTTTATCCATCAATTTCGACCTCAGCGTTCTTTACACttgaatttagccaagattcTGAAATGCTAAGATTGCATACTTCTTTTAATCCATTAAATTACTCACTTCAATCAAATGCTCTCATTGTCTTCAAAACATCGTACATTCAAGTGTGCCACGGTTACTTTTGATTTCTGATAATTATTTCCATGGATTGTTGAAGGCAAGGTCCCATGAGAGGTTGTCTTGTGGATGTCAACTGGAATATATAATAAGTTACTTTGGTTTGCACCACGTCGTTTCTCTTGGAAGTTTTGCTGACTCTCTAACATTGATAGGTCTATCGTTTAGCCGTCTTAGATGGTTTCTCCCACGTTGTCCTCTCACTCGGAGCGAGCAAGTTGATACTCTTAAGAGTTAGCCATACTCGCCTTGACAAGGGATGGTGCATTAGTCCGTGACCAAGGTTTTTGCTTGTCGATTTCCAGAAATTCCgcaatgaaaaaaggaaatttctcgtGCCAAGTGATCCTTTCATTGTATCAAATCAAACAAGTCAAACGAGCACGAAACAAAACTGAGTTGTAGTACTCGGTAGCCACTTGCATTTGATCACACGTTGTAGTGATATATTAGAACAACCGAGTGTAATATCTCAGGTGTAATTGAAATCTTCAACTCCAATGGAATACACCGTTTTTATGGCTACAGAGACAGTGGAACATCCCTTTAAGAccttgataataataatagctcAGACTACCGTCGAACCGCGTGTAGTCTTCAGATATCTGCTTTACAGACTACCATCCATAGACCATTATGAAAACCACGACATAGTCTTTAGATATCCGCTCCACGATTCGCAGAGTAATACGAAAACCACGGTGCGCGATTGTCTTTGCGCATATGACGTATGAACTCAATCAAAATGTCGCAGAACTGCAGACGATCGACGAAAAACTCTCAAAAAAAGTCACTCTTCAAAGCAAAGGACTCAAAAGATTATGAACTGCGTCCTCCTTCATCGAACGCAAAAAATTTCAGGGatgctttttcgttttcaacaagTATTgtcaaaagacaaataaaagaaacagccGATTCGTATGTCTGTTAGAAAATACAGGATCACAGATAAAAAGAAGAACCAACCGTGAAGGATACTCGAAAACTTATTCTGAGATCTACTCAAATAGGAACTCATTCTTAAGCTCaagacaaaactgaaattgAGTCACAAGGAATTGAATAATGTTAAGAAAGTCGTGAACTGATCAGCAAGTACATGAATGGGAACCGAATCCAAGGATATTGTCTTGAAATACATGGACTAGCCGATGATGTCAACGCCTGACAGAGAAATTGCAATCAAAGTGTAACCTATAATATTTGCATAGATGTCAACCTGGAAGGCTATCACaatacgtctcgtgtttctcccaaCACTTCTTTCTaactctagccgcttcctgcgtgctttacaacagaacagagcacagtcaaggcttctctatttattaAACATCTAATCAAGTGTTTCTATCAAAACATAGGAAAATAATGGCGTCACCCCAGCCGGGTAATTTATGATTCTTTCACTAGTAGTCATGTTCAGGAGAGGAGGTGATACAAGTTTCACCTAAATCTTAAGTTTGTACTTACTTCTCTTATGAATGGTGATGTTAGCCATTAGGACATTCTTTTCCAGACTCCTTGCAATGCACCTGTAGCGTCCAAAGTCATTCTCAGTCTTGACTGTGACATGCAAAATAGTGCTTCCTGTTTCAACCCGAGTTCTATTTGGCAGTTCCCAGCTAACTTGAGGAGGTGGAAACCCCTGGACAGGACAGCACATTAGGACAGACTCGCCTTTGGTTGCATCAAAACTTGTGGGACACAAATCAGGATCCTCATACGAAGCTGGatcttgaaaaagaattaagaTTAAGAAACctctttcaaaaacattttttttcgcaaatcaTCCCTCACATTTTGCCCCATGGTACCCTTTGATGTACTTTAATTTGCTTTCAAATACACTAAAAACTTTCAGcacttcttaaaataaaatggcaaTCCTTGTTCAGATGCACATCCAGCTAAAAAGATGGACACGGGTGCACCTACGGGTAGGAGTGCATCTACGGACACAAGAGCAACTATGGACACAGGTGCACCAATGGACACGGGTGCACCTATGGACAACAGTGTACATGAGGACAAAGGTGCACCTGTGGACAAGGGTGTGTCTGTGGACACGAATGCACCTAGGAACATGAATGCACCTTAGGACACAAATGCACCTAAGGACACAAATGTGACTATGGACATGAGTGCACCTATGGAAAGGGGTAGAGCTATGGACTTGGGTATTACTGTGGTATAGATGTAAAGTATTGTAGTAAAAAAAGCAATGCGGTGTAAAATGCAGAGGGGTTTATGGACAGCTCTTATCGATGCCCAAATTGTGGCAAAAAAGGGACTTGGTTAGTACAGAGTTTGCACAAAGGTTAACTGACGGCAAGGGACTGGACAGAAATTAATAGAATGGGAagatttataaaaataatagtcaTCAATGATAATTGTTAAAAtgcaaaacttttcaacttagCATGCTCTGCGTACCTAGCGCAATTAATATACCTTTTACATTTACACTGATAATAATGTCGAAATGCAGTCATTAACTcaaccaaaccaaaaattcTTTATTTGACTAAAAAGAGGGTTTAAAGATGTAAAGTTACCAACTAACACTCTTGTGATCAAGAGGGCAAAACTGCAATTTCCCAGTACTGGCTTCTGGATTAAGGTTGTATTTATAAGGCTATTTTAGCTTACATAGGGGTTTCTACATGTCAAGAAGAAACTTACATACAACTCCAAGGAAGGCTCTTGCAGTATTAGATACGAAGTTTGAAGCTTTGCAGATATAATAGCCTGAGTCTGTGGTTGAAGTATTCTGCACGATTAACTGGGATGAATCATTATGGGAGTTTATTTGGACATTGACTCCGCTAGCAGAAATCTCACTTTCACCCAAACCAGTCTGCTTCATCCACACAATGTTTGGCAAAGGAAAACCCTTAACATTACAGGTAAAACTTGCTGTAACACCCTTTAAAGTGGACAGTGCAGGAGGGACGATCTCAACAACAGGAGGAcctaaaagtaaaacaaaagggTTACAATAAAGGAACTCATCAAGCTTGCTTTTTATCCACATGTCATAACAGCGAAAGGGAGCGTCAGGGTTTGAAACATAAAGTAATTGTGATAATGTGTTACATGTGTGCAAACTAAACGACATTTCATTGCGTCAAAAGATttataagtaaaatttttaagattttgctcCTGAAACAACACAACTCACCCTCCCACATGAGCAAACCTAGAATACCATGCCAGTCAGTGGTTCCTCATGGGAGGTGACCAGTAATTTAGCTAAAttcctcattttccaaaaaggtGACAGTTTCCAGTGAAAAGTTTAGTAACATGTTGAAATGCTTAGGTTActtacaaaaacatattttcaaactggATTCTTTAGCCCACCAAAGTGTGAATAGCCATTGTAGTGTCCCCCTTAATGAAAAGAAGGGGCTTTTGCAGCAAAACATCCTTGTATTGAATTATAATTCCAGAAACATCTGATTCAAGTTGCACAAGGTAATCTTTGCTATCTATCTGCATCTAGGACTAAACTGTGAGTGGGGAAAGATAAAAGGAGAGGAGTACTaagatgaaagtgaaaaagaagcctGGCACTAAGCAAAGAGATTAAAGAAATTTGATGAGGACAGgcaattgaaaaattctaaCTGAAACAGATAAGGGCTCATGGTTTAATCAATCAACTGACCAACAACCCTTAGCAAGTTCTGTCACAGTGTGCTGAAGCCCCTTTTAAGTAAAAGAGAATCAAATTATTGGTCAGTGAAATTCAACTACAGGTCTGCCGAgggcaaaatatgttttgctgCAAGTCTCCTGAGATTACATAGGACACCTTCTTGTTTCTATTGGCATAGCCATTACCAGTTTTTAGAAAGTTGACATAAATTGGCATCAGTGGTCACCAAAAGGAGTGATATGTTGGTCCATAGACTTTCTAGATATAAACCTAACAGCTGTCTGAGTTTGATTGGGCTTAGATCACAAAGATTATGAATAACAAAGTAATGCAGctgtaaaaattaatattccAAAATTGAAGATACCCGAGTTCTAAATTGCACCATCATAAGCTGCATGTGAAAAAAGCATGTTGCCAAACACCACAGGAATTAAAAATACTGATAGTTTCACAATATGACTTATAATTCCACATGTGTCAGCAAAGTACCAGGAAGGCACGGAGAATGGAGATTTAACAAATGATATCAACAAGAAAGCTCAAATTACTTACTATGTTGAGCTAATCCCATAAAGTAGTTGTGAAGCATAAGACAAACACTATCTTCAAACTTGCTAACTCAACTGTTAGTTACAAAAGTACTCATAACTCACCTTGCCATAGTCTGGCATGTGCACCCCATAAAATCCACCCTGCATCAACTTAATAAGAAGAGGAGAAACTGAACCTATTCTAGCACCATTGATCAACTCTCTGCCTTGAAATTGTACTACATTTCTCTGCATTTCTTGCACAAAGTGAAAACCATGTTTTCATGTGATGAAGAACCTGATGCATTATGGTATGTTTCTCCCTTCATCATATGAGATCCCAACAGA
It encodes the following:
- the LOC136281594 gene encoding myosin light chain kinase, smooth muscle-like, translating into MVSFRDNEIYLLFLLLVKFHGSAEQVQLESSYSGSNRTAKLGSSFDFSWNYSGNLHRVEWGTKEKGIIALDVLLFILDRNGRLMPNVSQYNGRRFGSWNQHSPGRVMFTLKPIKAVDNQVFLFRFVPNNPLALDVFDMVQLIVKGPPVVEIVPPALSTLKGVTASFTCNVKGFPLPNIVWMKQTGLGESEISASGVNVQINSHNDSSQLIVQNTSTTDSGYYICKASNFVSNTARAFLGVVYPASYEDPDLCPTSFDATKGESVLMCCPVQGFPPPQVSWELPNRTRVETGSTILHVTVKTENDFGRYRCIARSLEKNVLMANITIHKRSKYKLKI